Part of the Mycolicibacterium mengxianglii genome is shown below.
GATCCTCGACCACCTTGCGGGGGAACATCTCCTCGACGTCACTGGGGTCGGATTCCAAAACGGACCCTTCGGGGGTCGCATCTGGAATGTCACCCTCGGTGGGTTCGATGTCGGTGGGCTCAGTCATGGTGCTGTCCTTTCGGTGGTTCTGAATTGTTCGACTGCATCGGCCAGCTGGGTGGCGATGTCTATTGCCTCGGCGGCGGTAAGTGAGAATCGGATAGTGCCGGTAATCAGGCGTATCGGCCGCTCCGATTCGGCGAGAACAGTGATTTCGGGTTGCACGTCCCGGGAGCTAAGCCGCATCGTTAGTCACCGGCCGCATCTTGGCGATCTCATCATCGGAGTAACCGAGCCTGCTCAGCGCGTACGGGGCCGGGAGTAGACCAGCCTGGAACAGCTTCACCACGGCATCAGCCTCCTGCGCCACCGAGCGGGTAGCAGCATCGGCCCACTGGACGCGGACACCCTCGATCAGGTTGGGATTACGGCCATCTCGTACGGCGATCATCAGTCGTGCCACCATCTCCCATGATCTCCCCAGAGACTGTTGCCGAGCCTCTGCGCGGGCGGTCAGGCTGGCCTCAGCAGCACGGAGAGCGTCAGCGGATGCGGGGTTGTCGCTGAACACTCCGACGTAATGCGCTGGCAGCGTAGACACGGCCATGATTTGACCGAGGATGACCCGCACACTGGCCTCGTACCCACCGAGGTCCGCGGCGCTGAGTTGCCCGAACTTGGCTTCATGGTTCTCCGAGATCATCGCCCGGTGACCCTCAGGGATCGGGTTCACCTCGATCATCACCGGCTGGTCATCATCGTCGAGGACCGGGTTACCGTCGTCATCAACGACAGGCTTCTCGGAGAGCTCCAAACCGGTCGCCCAGCGGCGCGGCCTGCCAACGTATTCGGACGTCACCATCATGTCGGCCAGCGACTTGTTGAGGGCATCGACCAACGGCTTGAGATCCTCCAATTCACTGATACCCCAGTCGCCGATGATGCGGTCGGTATTGCGGAGGTTCACGACCGGGACCACACCGAGAGGGTTGGCGATGGTGTCGACGGCAGTGAATCCGGTAATGGCGCCGGTCTGCTGTGCAATCAGACGGGTGATCTGGTCAGGCTCATACAGCACCGCGTGAGTGACGTTGCGTTCCTTGTCTTCCCAACGCTTCACCGCAGCAGTGATCTCACGGGTACCGGGGTCGATCTGTACGGCAACCTGCTTGGCGGACTCCACGGTAACCAGGGGCCGGCCGAACCGGTCAGCCCACACGATGACGTAGGAGTCACCGAGCAGCAGTGCCTCCCGGTGCGCGACACCACTGGTCTGGTCGAGGTCGTTGCGGATCCAATCAGCCCACAGTCCGGTGTCTCCAGTGAATCCGGTGATGCGCAGACGCTCCGCCAGCGCCGTGACCGACAGTCGCGGAATGTTCGAGGACATGATGCCGAATCTGTTGCCCAACGCGGTCTTCGCTTCTGGCGACAGGAACGCCAACGGCGGCCGGCCCTCGTAGTAGCGATCGAGATCGGCGTACCGGGCCAGTGGCAGGTTGAGCCGCTGGATCAATCCGGTCAGCAGTTCATTTTGGGTCATGAGGCAAAGCTCCTTACTCGTTTACGGTTTCGTGATTGATGGAAAGCGCTTCGGTCGAACGCGACGATCGCAGCAACGGCGGCGTCTATCTTTCGAGGCGAACTCTTCTTGTCCTTCGACACGAGATCGCCCATCGCAGTGGCCTTCGCGACACAGTGCGCGATGTGGGCGGCCATCCTCGGATTCCCGTCGTGGGTCACCATGTTGGTGACGACGGCCTGAAACAACCTGTCGGTGGCCGGGGCCATGCGGGCGGCGTGAGCGGTGTTCCACTCCAGGACTCGTTTCTCCCCGTGCCGTTTGGCCCAGTCCTCGATCTCAGACCGCCAGCCCCACGGATCGCACGCCAGCTCTACGACGTCGTACTTCGTGAACGCCACATCCACAGCGCGGGTGACGTCCTCACGAGGGACACGCCAGCGTGGGTCGCCGGGGTTCTCCCATAGACCCTCCACCCACAGGTGGCCGTCAAGGGTGCAGCCCACCAGCGCCGTGGAGTCACCCGACGCCGATCCGTCGAACGCTAGGACCACACGCTCACGAGGTCGGACCCGACGATCCACCTCGCAGTTATCCCACGCACCGAACGGCAACCACGCCTCCGCGCCAGTGACCCACTGGCCAAGACGAAGCTGACGGAACACCGGCTCACGCAACGTCCGGCGAGCAGCTTCGAGACCATCCTCAGCCAGGAACGGGTTCTCACACGCCAGTGCAGGATTCGCAGTACGCCACGCTGCCCGATCATCAGTGGCGCAACCCTCCGGTGCGGAGAATTCCTTGATGGCGAACGCCGGATCATCACCTGCACGACCGTGGTCAACCAACTTCCACATGATGCTGTCCGGGGAACTGGCCGGTGTCGAGATCGCCAAGGTCAACGACTCCGGGCGCTTACCCGTCATCGACGTCACGGCCTCCCACACAGCCTCAGTGACCACGTGCAGCTCGTCGACGATCAACAGCGACGGATCAAAACCATGCAGCGCGCCAGGCTCCGCAGGCAACGGCAGCAGTACCGAATCGTTGTGCGGGACCGCAATCCGATCCGCGTAGATTTGGGCGCGGTCAGCCAGCTCCGGTGTCAGCTCGATCATCCGCTTAGCCATCCGCAGTGTGATGTTCGCCTGGCGCTGATCGGACGCCACCACCAGAACCTCCGCGGAGACGTCGCCGACGAACAGCTCGGCGACCGCCAGCATGGCGGCCAGAGCGGTCTTACCGTTGGCGCGGGGCAACGACACCAGTCCGGTACGGATACCGGGCGCGAACACCGTCTTGACGATGTCGGTCTGAAATTTCCGCAGCGCCACCTGCTCGCCAGCACCGACGCCCTTCGGAACCCGCAGATAGTCCGCTATAAACCGCAGCCGGCGGTCAGCACGGCCAGCCGGCCAACCTGAAAAGTGAAGTGGCTCAGAAGTTATAGTTCCCTTAGGGCCAGCCTTCATGGGACACTCGCTTCATGGAGATTTCCCCGGAGAATCGACAAGACGCGAAAGACGCGCTCGCGTACCTGACGTCGCTGATCAACCAGCGGCCGGGAGACACCACTACCCCCGCCGACATTTTGAAATCGCTTGCGGCTGACGGCTTGACCATGGAGAACCTGTTGGCTGGAATGACCACCCTGGTCAGCATGCTGGTCGCGATTCGGGCTCGCGACGACCAGATCCCCGGTCATGAGACGTTCCGCCAACTCGGCGCGTATCTGACTGAGGGTGAGTGACTCGAAGTTTGACTACCAGTGGGGTCGGGGTGGGGGCCGGTAGGCCCTTGTCCCCTGGTGCCTGTGTGGCCTCGCGCGGCACCACGAGCGATGTTGCATGGTCCGCACACCACGTCGATGTCCTTGAGCCGCACAGCCTTGCCTGCGGCCTTGCGTGCCCACGCTTCTGGGGAATGATCGGCCTGTAGATCGGTGGTCGATCCACAGTCGGTGCACCACGGCTGGAGTCTGCGGGCGCGGCGTGAGAGCTGGGTCCATTGCCAGTCGTAGCCACGATCGCCAGAGGGCGCTTTGGGGTCGGTGCTGTGCTCGGTGCAGCGGGGGCCGTCGCTGGGTTCACCGCAGTCGAGGCAGGGGGCCATGGTCATTCGGTGGCGCCTCCGGTGATCTCGTTGATCTCGTGGGTGGCGATCAGGCCGGTGGTGCTGCGTTCGGTGAGGCTTGCCCAGACCCGCTCTTCGGTGACGCCGGGGTCGTCGTGTTGTGCGACGACGGTGCGGTTCAGTGAGATGGCGGCGTGGGTGAGGCCGGCGACCAAGTACTTCAGCAGACCCTGTTTTTCCTCGGCGGCGAACATCGCGTCGGCTGCCTCGCCGTTGGATGCCGCGACTGCGCGGCACAATTCGATGGCCTGGAGCTGGCCTCGGTACTGGCGCATGTCGTCGTGGGGATCGGCGTCGAGGTGGTTGTCGGTGTCGCTCATGGTGGTCTCCTCGGTGTTGGTGTCCCAGGTGCTGGGCGGTAGGAAGATGACGCGGTGGTTCATGACGCGGCCTGCTCTTGGGGTTTGCTGCATGACAGGTGGGTGTCGCCTTGTCCGGCGACGACGGGCTTGCTGCAGACGATGCAGCTGGGGTAGCTGGTGGCGGGCTTTCCTGCATAGGTGCGTCGGTGTTGGCGTGGTTCGGGGGGTGGGGTGCTGGGCAGCTTCGCGGGCATTACGGCTGGCGATGGCGTCCCAGTTTGGGGCAGGGAGCACTCGTGTGCGCTCTGCTCCCTGGGGTTTTCTGCGCCCTGCTCTACCCCCTCTGACCTCACAGGGAGCGCAGGGAGCGCAGGGAGCACGTGAGGGGGTGCTCCCTGCTCCGTGCTCTGTGCTGCTGGCAGAGACCAGAACCAAGGTCCGGGGTTGTTGGGGCGCTCAGCGACGACGTGCAAGCGCTTCTTCGCCCGCTTGGCCTGATCCTTGGAATAGCCGGCCGCATCGGCTGCCGAGAACACCTCGGTGGCCCGTACAGATCCGTTTGCCAGGAAGCTACTCAGCCAGCGTTGAACGTCCTGGGCTTCGTCGTCACCGTTGCCGCCGAGCAGGTCTCGGGCGTCGGTGGTGGTGTCCCCGAGCCATTCGACCGAGCCGATCTCGGCGGGTCCGTCTTCGGTGTCGATGGTGGTGCTGACGATGCGGAATTCGACGGAGCGGTCGGTGCCCGCGTAGTTGGCTTTGGTGTTGGTCAGCACGCGGGTTCCGGCGTCTTCGTCTTCGGCGATTGACAGGACGCACCGGGCGACCTGGGACCAGGCGACGGAGCCGAGCATCAGTTGACCGGAGTCCGCTCCTTGCCGTTTACCGAAGTGCGCCAGCCCGATGACGGTGACCTTGGCTCGGTCGGCCAGGGCTGCGATGGGCTCGAGGTACTGGCGCACGGCGATGTCGTCGTTGCCGGAGAATCCGGACGGCACAACAGCCTTGGCGGGGTCGAGGAACAACATGGTGACGTTGTGCTCCTGGATCACCTCTTCGATGGCGCGCAGGTCTAGAGGGAACACCAGCGCACCGGTCATGCCATCGGTGTCGACGTCGATGAAGATCACCTTGTCCATGTCGGCGCCGGCCGCGATAAGGCGAGGCACGATTGCACCCTCGCGGGATTCCTCGGTACCGATCCACGCGACCGTGCCGCCGTTGCGGGTCTCACGTGCTGCCCACGACGATGCGACGGTGCTCTTGCCCTTGCCTTCTCGCGCGGCGAGCAGGTTGATGGCGTACTGGAGGATGAGGCCCATCTCCCACCACACCAGGCGCTTGGCCTTGACCTGTGAGCCACGGGTGACGACCAGGCGGCGGCCATCCCAGTTGATCTCGCTCACGCGTTCTCCTTGCGTCTGGGGATGTAGGCGCGGCCTCGACCGCGACCGACCTGCGACCAGGGGGCCATGGTGGAGATTTCGCGGGATGCGTCGGCCATCGCCTCCTGCGCGGTCTCGACCCTCAGGCAGTGGTGTTCTCCGGCTGCAGCGAGTGCCAACAGCTTTCGGGGATCGGCGTCGGAGAGCGCACACCAGGCCGGCGTTCCAGCGGTCGGTAGGTTATTGGCCTGTCCGATCAGGGCGGTGATGAACTCGTGGGTGGGCCACCATGCGACGGCTTGTGAGTCGGTCATCTGGCGACCTCCTCGTCGTCGACGAGCCGGAGTGTCCGTCCGCCTGATCGTTTTGAAAACGGTTCGCGGATACGGGTTTCTACGTTCTCAAGGATGACGATGGTGTCGGCGATTTCATGGTCCGTCAGCTCATCCATGCAGATTGCGCCAAGCAGGGTGTCGAGTCGGTTTTCGAGGTAGTCGCGGCTACTCATGGCGCCCCACCGCCACAGCGTCGGCTACGAGCGCGTCAGTGGCCTTGTCGAGGCACACCGCGGCGTTGCGCAGGTTCCACAGCGCGTTCACGATGTCGACGATCGCGAACATTGGGGTGTCGTCGGGCAGCTCGCGGATGACAGTGTTGACGTCGGTGCGAATGCTGTCGATCTTCACCACGGCGGCCTGGAGGTAGTCGTCGGTTTCCGGTGTCCGTACCGGGGGCACGTAGTTGCGGCAGAACGTGCACACGTCGCCGGCGTGGACCGGTATCGTGCAGTGCTTGCACAGAGTTCGTGTCATGATGGTGTTGTCCAATCGGTTGTCAGATACGGGTTGGTGGCAGCGGCTCCCGCTCGATGCGTCAACATCGAGATCCACGGGGGCCGTTTTGCTTGTGCGGGTGTTGGTCATGCAGCGCCGCGCGGATCGACGGCCTGGGCTTCCAAGCGGGACAGGTATTCGTCGATCTGACGGTCGGTCGAGAACCTGCGGCGGTTGATCGTCACCGAGGCCAGTTCGCCAGAAGCCCACAGCCCGAACACTGTGCTGCGGCCAACGCCAAGCCGTGCGCCCACCTCGCGGTGATCGTTGTTCTTGTTCATCACTCCCCTTGTCGTGGTTACTACGCACCAATGCGGTGCGTACTCGTAGGTCTACCACATACGTGGAAAACACGCAACGAACGGGCTACAGTGCGTAGTTATGACGAATTGGAAGCCATGGGCGACAGAGATGGTCGCAGGCGTCGCGGCCACCGTGAAGGCACGCAGGACACTGATGGGGTTGACAGCTGCTGAACTTGCAGAGCTGACGTCGGTCGGAAAGCCGCTGAGTCGAGCGGTGATCTCAGATCTAGAAACCGGCCGTAAGAAAACACTCGAT
Proteins encoded:
- a CDS encoding phage portal protein; amino-acid sequence: MTQNELLTGLIQRLNLPLARYADLDRYYEGRPPLAFLSPEAKTALGNRFGIMSSNIPRLSVTALAERLRITGFTGDTGLWADWIRNDLDQTSGVAHREALLLGDSYVIVWADRFGRPLVTVESAKQVAVQIDPGTREITAAVKRWEDKERNVTHAVLYEPDQITRLIAQQTGAITGFTAVDTIANPLGVVPVVNLRNTDRIIGDWGISELEDLKPLVDALNKSLADMMVTSEYVGRPRRWATGLELSEKPVVDDDGNPVLDDDDQPVMIEVNPIPEGHRAMISENHEAKFGQLSAADLGGYEASVRVILGQIMAVSTLPAHYVGVFSDNPASADALRAAEASLTARAEARQQSLGRSWEMVARLMIAVRDGRNPNLIEGVRVQWADAATRSVAQEADAVVKLFQAGLLPAPYALSRLGYSDDEIAKMRPVTNDAA
- a CDS encoding terminase large subunit domain-containing protein — encoded protein: MKAGPKGTITSEPLHFSGWPAGRADRRLRFIADYLRVPKGVGAGEQVALRKFQTDIVKTVFAPGIRTGLVSLPRANGKTALAAMLAVAELFVGDVSAEVLVVASDQRQANITLRMAKRMIELTPELADRAQIYADRIAVPHNDSVLLPLPAEPGALHGFDPSLLIVDELHVVTEAVWEAVTSMTGKRPESLTLAISTPASSPDSIMWKLVDHGRAGDDPAFAIKEFSAPEGCATDDRAAWRTANPALACENPFLAEDGLEAARRTLREPVFRQLRLGQWVTGAEAWLPFGAWDNCEVDRRVRPRERVVLAFDGSASGDSTALVGCTLDGHLWVEGLWENPGDPRWRVPREDVTRAVDVAFTKYDVVELACDPWGWRSEIEDWAKRHGEKRVLEWNTAHAARMAPATDRLFQAVVTNMVTHDGNPRMAAHIAHCVAKATAMGDLVSKDKKSSPRKIDAAVAAIVAFDRSAFHQSRNRKRVRSFAS
- a CDS encoding AAA family ATPase encodes the protein MSEINWDGRRLVVTRGSQVKAKRLVWWEMGLILQYAINLLAAREGKGKSTVASSWAARETRNGGTVAWIGTEESREGAIVPRLIAAGADMDKVIFIDVDTDGMTGALVFPLDLRAIEEVIQEHNVTMLFLDPAKAVVPSGFSGNDDIAVRQYLEPIAALADRAKVTVIGLAHFGKRQGADSGQLMLGSVAWSQVARCVLSIAEDEDAGTRVLTNTKANYAGTDRSVEFRIVSTTIDTEDGPAEIGSVEWLGDTTTDARDLLGGNGDDEAQDVQRWLSSFLANGSVRATEVFSAADAAGYSKDQAKRAKKRLHVVAERPNNPGPWFWSLPAAQSTEQGAPPHVLPALPALPVRSEGVEQGAENPREQSAHECSLPQTGTPSPAVMPAKLPSTPPPEPRQHRRTYAGKPATSYPSCIVCSKPVVAGQGDTHLSCSKPQEQAAS
- a CDS encoding DUF2742 domain-containing protein, which produces MTDSQAVAWWPTHEFITALIGQANNLPTAGTPAWCALSDADPRKLLALAAAGEHHCLRVETAQEAMADASREISTMAPWSQVGRGRGRAYIPRRKENA